The DNA sequence CTCTTTTTTCCCGTTGCTGGCAATATAGCAGCCAATCTCGCCGCGTGGCGATTCAATCCTTACGAAGGCTTCACCCTTCGGCGCTTTGATGATTTTCGGAACCTTTGCTATGAAGTCCCCAGCCTGAGGAAATTGCTCTGCGGCCTGCTCCAGTATTTTAAGAGACTCTTCTATTTCCTCAAGGCGGCAATGATAGCGGGCCCAGGCATCCCCGCCTTCCCGGACAGGCACATCGAATTGGAAGCGGTCATAGATGGAGTATGGTTCATCCTTGCGGAGATCCCATTTGACGCCTGTACACCTAAGATTGGCGCCGCTCAGCGAATAGCTGAGGGCTTCCTCTTTCGTGTAGGTGCCCACTCCTTTTACACGGTTCATGAAAATTTCATTTCCTGTGACAAGATCGTGATAGCCTTTCAGCTGCTCCCTCATGTAAGGGACAAATTCTTTGACCTTTTCGATCCAGCCTTCCGGGGCATCCCATTTAACGCCTCCGACACGCATATAGTTAAAGGTCAGCCTGGCACCGCACAGCTCGTTGAGCATATTGATGATCATTTCCCGTTCGCGGAAGGCATACAGGAACGGGCTAACCGCCCCGATATCGAGCAGATAGGTTCCCCACCATACGAGATGGCTTGCAATTCTGCCGAGCTCCATCGAGATCACGCGAAGGTATTCGGCCCGCTCCGGGATTTCGATGTTCATCATCGTTTCCACTGCATGGACAATCACATAGTTATTCGTCATGGCAGCAAGATAGTCCATCCTGTCTGTATAAGGGATGATTTGCGTATACTGAAGATTTTCTGCCAGCTTTTCTGTACCTCTGTGCAGGTAGCCGATGACAGGCTTCGCTTCTTTAATGATTTCTCCGTCTATTTTGAGGACGAGCCTGAAAACACCGTGTGTACTGGGGTGCTGCGGCCCGACATTCAGGAGCATTTCCTCTGTTCGCAGCATCGGCTACACCTCCACATCATAGGGTTCATAATCTTTTCGGAGCGGATGGCCGACCCATTCTTCCCCGAGCATGATCCGGTACAAGCCTGGATGACCCTTGAAGCTGATGCCGAGCAGGTCATATGCCTCGCACTCCGGCCAATTCGCCCCCGCCCATAAAGGAGCCAGCGATTCAATAGCAGGGTCTGAACGGTCTATCTTTGTTTTCAATGCCACCGTCTGGCGGTTTTTATAAGAATACAAATGTACATAGACCTCCATATGGGTTTCAAAGTCAGTACCGTGGAGCTCGGAAAGATAGTCAAAGCCCAGCTGCTCGTTATAGCGCAGGAACTCTGCAATCTTGAAATATGTATCCTGCCTTGCGACAAGAGTCGGAACATCCTTCGAAAGCCTATTAATATAGGAGTCTTCCAATACGTCCCCTCCGAGATGTTCTTCAATTACCTGGTTGTACAGATCAAGGAAAGGCTGGTTTACGGAAGGCTTCTGTTCTGCTTCAGGCTCTGCGGCCGGCTTTGCGCCTGAAGCAGATCTTGCTTTGGCTGCTGCTGCGGCTTTCGCCTTGGCCGCGGCAATCGCTTTTGCTTTTTCATCATCAGCGCCGGCTCCTGAAGCTTTCGCGGCAGCAGCGGCTTTTGCTTTGGCTGCTGCCGCTGCCTTCGCCTTAGCGGCTGCAATAGCTTTTGCCTTTTCGTCATCTGTACCAGACTCACCGGCTTGCTTTGCCATAGCTGCCGCTTTTGCCTTTGCCGCGGCGGCTGCCTTGGCTTTTGAAGCGGCTGCGGCTTTTTTCTTGGCAAGATCCTCGTCCCCTGCTGCTTCCCCTCCTGATTCCTGTTCCTTTGCTTTCATTTTGGCGAGGGCTGCGGCCTTTGCTTTGGCTGCTGCGGCGGCTTTCTTTTTGGCAAGATCATCTTCCGGCTCATCTGGAGCAGAGGCCTCTGTCTGAGCTTCCTGTTCCTTGGCTTTCTTTTTAGCAAGGGCTGCGGCCTTCGCTTTGGCTGCTGCGGCTGCCTTTTTCTTCGCCAGGTCATCTTCTTGAGATTCCTCTGGAGTTGGGGTCTCTGTCCCGGCTTCCTGTTCCTTGGCTTTCTTTTTAGCAAGGGCTGCGGCCTTCGCTTTGGCTGCTGCAGCTGCCTTTTTCTTCGCCAGGTCATCTTCTTGAGGTTCTTCTGGAGTTGGGGTCTCTGTATCGGCTTCCTGTTCCTTGGCTTTTCTTTTCGCTAAAGCTGCGGCTTTTGCCTCGGCTGCTGCGGCGGCTTTTTTCTTCGCCAGGTCTTCCTCTTGATTTGGAGCTTCTTTTAGTTCAGCCTGTTCAGCTGCCCGCTTTTCTTCAAGCCGCTTTTTGGCGATTGCTTTGGCCTTTTCTGCTGCCTCTTTCTTCAGCTGCTCTTTATCCTTTTCATCGCCCATAAGCCTAGATCACCCGCTTCCCGGTCTTTGCTTCATATCGGATTTTTTCCTTCAGCTTGTTGATTCCGTAAATCAGGGCTGCCGGATTTGGCGGACAGCCCGGTATGTATACATCCACCGGAACAATCTGGTCAACGCCTTTTACAACTGAATAGGACTTTACATATGGCCCTCCTGCAGTTGCACATGAACCCATGGCAATGACCCATTTAGGCTCAGGCATCTGATCATACAGGCGGCGGACAATCGGAGCCATCTTCTTTGTGACGGTACCGGATACGATCATGACGTCCGATTGGCGCGGCGAGGTACGGAAAAATGAGCCGAACCGGTCCAGGTCATAGTGGGAGGAACCTACCCCCATCATTTCAATTGCACAGCAGGCGAGCCCGAAGGTCATAGGCCATAATGAGTTGCTTCTGGCCCAGGCTTTGATTTGTTCAAGGGTGGCCATAAATACGTTCCTCTGCAGTTCCTGCATTTCTTCTGGTGTGATATTCTCAAGCTTTAAGTCCATTTGAGCACCTTCTTCTTCCATGCGTAGATTAGTCCGATGACCAGCATGATGGTAAAAATGAGCATTTCAATCAGGGCAAATATTCCGAGTTTTTCATAGGCGACGGCCCAGGGGTATAAAAATACGGTTTCAACATCGAAGATGACAAACATGAGGGCAAAAATATAATAGCGGACATTGAACTGCACCCTTGAATCATGGAATGGTTCAATTCCGCTTTCATATGTGGTGTACTTTGCTTCTGACGGCTTGCTGGGGCGAAGGAGCTTTCCCATGAATAATGCGACCACTGGAAGCAGGACACCTAGACATAGAAATACGAAGACAATCAGATAGTTATTTTGGTATAAGTTCAGCAAATCCATGTCTTTTCCTCCCGAAACATATGAATTTTCAAAACTTTTAGAAATGTAATCGTTATCATTATAGCATCGTTGGTTTTTACTGTCGATAAAGCTTATGTATTATTTGGAAATATTAAGGCCCTTGTACATTTTACGCAGAATCGTTGGAGTTATGACCTAAGTTTTTGTGATATAAGGAACTGGGGGTTAGTAAGATAGCATATTCGGTTGAAGGATGGGGTTCTGATGATAATGGGGCTGTTGATTTCCGTTACAGGCACTTCGCTTTCCGCGGGGCGAAGTTGAGCCTCCTCGCGCTTGCGCGCTGCGGGGTCTCAACATTTTCGCTTCAATCCCGCAGGAGTCTGCGTGCCTTCCACTGCAATCAACAGGTTTTTTAAAATTTTGATGGATTTATGAAAAGATCACTGAGGAGCTAAAACTATTTACTTAAAAAACTCCGACAGTCACTTAAGATAAGGTATAAACAATTTATGTCCTTGGCTTTCTATTGGTATGGGGCTGCTGATCTCCGCTGCAATCAACAGGGTTTTTTAATTTTAATGGATTTATGAAAAGATCACTGAGGAGCTACAAACTATTTACTTAAAAAACTCCGGCAGACACTTAAGATAGGGTATAAACAATTTATGTCCTTGGTTTTCTATTGGTATGGGGCTGCTGATTTCCGTTGCAGGCACTTCGCTTTCCGTGGGGCGGCGCTGAGCCTCCTCGCGCTTGCGCGTTGCGGGGTCTCAGTTCTGCCGCTATCTCCCACAGGAGTCTTCGTGCCTTCCACTGCAATCAACAGGGTTTTTTATGATTTTTATGGATTCTTGACGAAAAAATAAACGGAGAAAATCCCTCTATTTTAAATAATTCTCTAAAAATAGCTAAAATAAAGGGAGAAATTCCGGCTCTCGACTCAAAAAACAGGTTAATAGGCAACTTCAGTCTTCTTAACTGGAATTTCTCCGCTTATTTACACCCGACCGAGCCATGTTCAGCTGCATAACCGGAAAATCTCCGCTTATCATAAAGATTGCTGTCACTCACTCAAGTAAGGATACGACTTCCTTTTATTCAAAACCATTCTTTCACTATCCTGCAGCGAAGAATAAGACTCTCTTCATCCAGTACCCAAAAATGAAATTTACTCCTTGTAATCATTAAAAGCAACATATTTACGAAAAGAGCAAAAGAAAAAACCCCCGGCATTTACCGGAGGTTTTTAATTATATTCTTCTTTCAGCAACTGAAATACGGTTAACTGCCCTTTGGAGGGCTAGTTCGGCCCGTTTGGCGTCGATGTTGTCACGCTTTTGATCGGCGAGGCGCTGTTCGGCGCGCTGTTTGGCGCTTTTGGCACGCTCGATGTCAATTCCTTCTGATTGCTCAGCGGATTGCGCTAGGATCGTTACTTGATCCGGACGGACTTCGATGAAGCCGCCATTGACTGCCAAGAGTTCAGTATTTCCGCCATTCTTCAGGCGGACGGCTCCAATTTGCAGCGGTGCGACCATTGGAATATGTCCAGGCAGGATGCCAAGCTCGCCGCTTTGAGCTTTGGTGCTGACCATGTCCACATCTGATTCGTACACCGGGCCATCGGGAGTAACAACACTGACTTTGATCGTCTTCATTTTTTACCCTCCTGGTCCGAAATTAGACCTCTACGCCCATGCTTTTCGCATTTTCAAGCACGTCTTCGATCGTTCCGACAAGGCGGAAAGCATCTTCTGGAAGATGGTCGTATTTGCCTTCAAGAATTTCTTTGAAGCCTTTAACAGTTTCTTTAACCGGAACGTAAGAACCTTTCTGGCCAGTGAACTGCTCGGCAACGTGGAAGTTCTGTGATAGATAGAACTGGATACGGCGTGCACGGTGTACAACAAGCTTGTCTTCGTCAGAAAGCTCATCCATACCGAGGATCGCGATGATATCCTGAAGTTCTCTGTAACGCTGAAGCGTTGATTGAACCTGGCGCGCTACTGAGTAGTGTTCTTCTCCAACGATTTCCGGTGACAGGGCACGGGAAGTTGAAGCAAGAGGATCCACCGCAGGGTAGATACCCATCTCAGAAAGCTTACGCTCAAGGTTAGTCGTCGCATCCAAGTGAGCGAACGTTGTTGCTGGAGCCGGATCCGTATAGTCATCGGCTGGTACATAGATTGCCTGGATGGAAGTAACAGAACCTACGTTAGTAGATGTGATACGTTCCTGAAGGCGTCCCATTTCTGTTGCAAGGGTCGGCTGGTAACCTACCGCTGAAGGCATACGGCCTAACAGGGCGGAAACCTCAGAACCTGCCTGTGTGAAACGGAAGATGTTATCCATGAAGAAAAGAACGTCCTGTCCTTGGTCATCACGGAAGAATTCAGCCATTGTCAAACCTGTCAGGGCAACACGCATACGCGCTCCCGGCGGCTCGTTCATCTGGCCGAATACCATCGCCGTTTTCTTGATTACGCCTGAGTCGGTCATCTCGTGGTAAAGGTCATTACCTTCACGTGTACGCTCGCCGACACCGGCGAATACGGAGATACCGCCGTGCTCTTGGGCGATATTGTTGATCAATTCCTGGATCAGAACGGTTTTACCTACACCGGCACCACCGAATAGACCGATTTTACCACCTTTGATGTAAGGTGCAAGAAGGTCTACTACTTTAATTCCAGTTTCAAGGATTTCAACCTCAGTTGAAAGCTGCTCGAATTTAGGTGCTTCCCTGTGGATGGAGTCGCGACGGATGCCGGCTTGGAGTGCCGGATCAAGGTCGATTGTTTCACCAAGTACGTTGAATACACGTCCAAGAGTGATATCCCCAACTGGTACAGAGATAGGTGCACCAGTGTCAATAACTTCAGCACCACGGGTTAAGCCGTCAGTAGAAGCCATGGCAATAGTACGAACTGTATCATCACCTAAGTGAAGGGCAACTTCAAGGGTTAAGCTGATTGCAACTTCAGATTCGTTACGCGCAGGGACTGAGATTGTTAAAGCATTGTAGATTTGCGGAAGCTCGCCGCTGTCAAACTTTACGTCAACAACCGGACCCATGATTTGAAGAACGCGTCCTTTGTTCATCATTTTCCCTCCTAATATTTCAATTCAATAGAGGATTGCGCCTGGCATGATATCAGTCGGGCATCTCTATCTTGCTTGCCTGGCCTGTGCCGTAAGATGCAGATGCTATGGCGCCATCAGCAGTGAAGGCACCTAAGCAGCAGCTTCTATAAGCGTCCAGGACTGGCATTTATTATTCCAGCGCTGCCGCGCCGCCGACGATTTCGGTAATTTCCTGGGTAATGGCCGCCTGACGCGCACGGTTGTAGCTTAGGCTAAGCGAATTGATAAGCTCCTTCGCATTATCCGTCGCACTCTGCATCGCTGTCATACGGGCCGCGTGCTCACTGGCCTTGCTGTCCAGCAGCGCGCCATAGATCAGGCTTTCTGCATATTGCGGAAGGAGAACTTCCAGAATATCTTCTGCAGAAGGCTCGAATTCAT is a window from the Bacillus infantis NRRL B-14911 genome containing:
- a CDS encoding NADH-quinone oxidoreductase subunit D, giving the protein MLRTEEMLLNVGPQHPSTHGVFRLVLKIDGEIIKEAKPVIGYLHRGTEKLAENLQYTQIIPYTDRMDYLAAMTNNYVIVHAVETMMNIEIPERAEYLRVISMELGRIASHLVWWGTYLLDIGAVSPFLYAFREREMIINMLNELCGARLTFNYMRVGGVKWDAPEGWIEKVKEFVPYMREQLKGYHDLVTGNEIFMNRVKGVGTYTKEEALSYSLSGANLRCTGVKWDLRKDEPYSIYDRFQFDVPVREGGDAWARYHCRLEEIEESLKILEQAAEQFPQAGDFIAKVPKIIKAPKGEAFVRIESPRGEIGCYIASNGKKEPYRLKFRRPSFYNLQILPKLLEGENIANLIAILGAIDIVLGEVDG
- a CDS encoding NADH-quinone oxidoreductase subunit C; the protein is MGDEKDKEQLKKEAAEKAKAIAKKRLEEKRAAEQAELKEAPNQEEDLAKKKAAAAAEAKAAALAKRKAKEQEADTETPTPEEPQEDDLAKKKAAAAAKAKAAALAKKKAKEQEAGTETPTPEESQEDDLAKKKAAAAAKAKAAALAKKKAKEQEAQTEASAPDEPEDDLAKKKAAAAAKAKAAALAKMKAKEQESGGEAAGDEDLAKKKAAAASKAKAAAAAKAKAAAMAKQAGESGTDDEKAKAIAAAKAKAAAAAKAKAAAAAKASGAGADDEKAKAIAAAKAKAAAAAKARSASGAKPAAEPEAEQKPSVNQPFLDLYNQVIEEHLGGDVLEDSYINRLSKDVPTLVARQDTYFKIAEFLRYNEQLGFDYLSELHGTDFETHMEVYVHLYSYKNRQTVALKTKIDRSDPAIESLAPLWAGANWPECEAYDLLGISFKGHPGLYRIMLGEEWVGHPLRKDYEPYDVEV
- a CDS encoding NuoB/complex I 20 kDa subunit family protein, with the translated sequence MDLKLENITPEEMQELQRNVFMATLEQIKAWARSNSLWPMTFGLACCAIEMMGVGSSHYDLDRFGSFFRTSPRQSDVMIVSGTVTKKMAPIVRRLYDQMPEPKWVIAMGSCATAGGPYVKSYSVVKGVDQIVPVDVYIPGCPPNPAALIYGINKLKEKIRYEAKTGKRVI
- a CDS encoding NADH-quinone oxidoreductase subunit A; this translates as MDLLNLYQNNYLIVFVFLCLGVLLPVVALFMGKLLRPSKPSEAKYTTYESGIEPFHDSRVQFNVRYYIFALMFVIFDVETVFLYPWAVAYEKLGIFALIEMLIFTIMLVIGLIYAWKKKVLKWT
- a CDS encoding F0F1 ATP synthase subunit epsilon; this translates as MKTIKVSVVTPDGPVYESDVDMVSTKAQSGELGILPGHIPMVAPLQIGAVRLKNGGNTELLAVNGGFIEVRPDQVTILAQSAEQSEGIDIERAKSAKQRAEQRLADQKRDNIDAKRAELALQRAVNRISVAERRI
- the atpD gene encoding F0F1 ATP synthase subunit beta, with translation MNKGRVLQIMGPVVDVKFDSGELPQIYNALTISVPARNESEVAISLTLEVALHLGDDTVRTIAMASTDGLTRGAEVIDTGAPISVPVGDITLGRVFNVLGETIDLDPALQAGIRRDSIHREAPKFEQLSTEVEILETGIKVVDLLAPYIKGGKIGLFGGAGVGKTVLIQELINNIAQEHGGISVFAGVGERTREGNDLYHEMTDSGVIKKTAMVFGQMNEPPGARMRVALTGLTMAEFFRDDQGQDVLFFMDNIFRFTQAGSEVSALLGRMPSAVGYQPTLATEMGRLQERITSTNVGSVTSIQAIYVPADDYTDPAPATTFAHLDATTNLERKLSEMGIYPAVDPLASTSRALSPEIVGEEHYSVARQVQSTLQRYRELQDIIAILGMDELSDEDKLVVHRARRIQFYLSQNFHVAEQFTGQKGSYVPVKETVKGFKEILEGKYDHLPEDAFRLVGTIEDVLENAKSMGVEV